The proteins below are encoded in one region of Silene latifolia isolate original U9 population chromosome 2, ASM4854445v1, whole genome shotgun sequence:
- the LOC141643569 gene encoding glycosyltransferase 6-like, producing MSSKLARIKLSSILSDGVMFLSGVLVTVIVIWSFPSITTPSLRENTVPFSPSEYSSKIITPSPPTANKTDLNLNLNLTTFYDDPKFGYLMDSPVKDWDEKRQQWFNAHPSLDRSVERVMMVTGSQPMPCTAADGDHLMLRLFKNKVDYCRIHGHDIFYNNVLLHQGMYAYWAKYPLVKAAMLSHPEAEWIWWIDSDAVFTDMDFNLPLEKYKAYNLIVYGWPDALYEHKSSMGLNAGVFLIRNCQWSMNILDRWASFGPQTENFAKWGQIQKAVFPNMENPTSDDQAALCYMILMEKDIWAEKFYLETEYDFQGYFMGVIDKLDNATRHYSELEKKVPELRKKHAEKFGEEYRALWQQHLEAAGTPRPLRRSFVTHFTGCEPCSGYHNPHYTDEQCHGGIIRALNFGDSQVLRSFGYTRHNLSLSSSVEPL from the coding sequence ATGTCGTCTAAACTCGCCAGGATTAAACTATCATCCATCCTTTCGGATGGCGTTATGTTCTTAAGCGGTGTTTTAGTTACTGTCATCGTAATTTGGTCGTTCCCATCGATCACAACACCCAGCTTGAGAGAAAATACAGTTCCATTTTCACCCTCAGAATACAGCAGTAAAATTATTACCCCGTCTCCTCCTACAGCTAACAAAACTGACCTGAACCTGAACCTGAACCTGACTACCTTTTATGATGATCCGAAATTCGGTTACTTGATGGATAGTCCAGTGAAGGATTGGGATGAAAAGCGACAGCAGTGGTTTAATGCTCATCCATCCTTAGATAGATCAGTGGAGCGGGTTATGATGGTAACCGGGTCTCAACCAATGCCCTGCACGGCCGCAGACGGGGATCATTTGATGTTGAGGCTTTTTAAGAACAAGGTGGACTACTGTCGGATTCATGGGCATGACATTTTCTATAACAATGTCTTGCTCCACCAGGGTATGTACGCGTACTGGGCCAAGTACCCGTTAGTGAAGGCTGCCATGTTGTCCCACCCTGAAGCAGAATGGATTTGGTGGATCGACTCTGACGCAGTCTTCACAGACATGGACTTCAATCTGCCGCTGGAGAAGTACAAGGCTTACAACCTGATAGTTTACGGTTGGCCTGACGCCTTATATGAACATAAGAGTTCAATGGGTCTTAATGCCGGGGTTTTCTTGATTCGGAACTGCCAATGGTCTATGAACATCTTGGACCGGTGGGCTAGCTTTGGTCCACAGACTGAAAACTTTGCGAAATGGGGACAAATTCAAAAGGCGGTATTTCCTAACATGGAGAACCCTACATCAGATGATCAAGCTGCTCTATGCTACATGATCTTGATGGAAAAAGATATATGGGCAGAAAAGTTCTACCTCGAGACCGAGTATGACTTCCAAGGCTACTTTATGGGAGTAATTGATAAGTTGGATAATGCTACACGTCATTACTCTGAATTAGAGAAGAAGGTACCGGAATTAAGAAAGAAGCATGCTGAGAAATTTGGGGAGGAATATCGCGCTCTTTGGCAGCAGCATCTCGAGGCTGCTGGTACTCCAAGACCGTTAAGGAGGTCATTTGTGACACATTTCACAGGGTGTGAGCCCTGCAGTGGGTACCATAACCCTCATTATACCGATGAGCAATGTCACGGAGGTATAATAAGGGCATTGAATTTCGGTGATAGTCAGGTTTTGAGGAGTTTTGGGTACACTCGTCATAATTTATCCCTTTCTTCCTCAGTTGAACCCCTTTAA
- the LOC141643570 gene encoding putative glycosyltransferase 7, which yields MSKLRKLKLSSVFQDGVMFLSGMLVTLILVWFNPFIMNPGSNQSTPVAFSTSTDTSPSQKTVTPKLNLTTFYDDPAFGYTMDKKIKNWDEKRKHWLATHPAFSGSKERIMMVTGTQPTPCKKPDGDHLLLRLFKNKVDYCRIHGHDIFYNNVLLHQGMHGFWAKYPLVKAAMLAHPEAEWIWWVDSDAIFTDMDFDLPVEKYKAYNLVAYGWPDLIFEKKSAMGVNAGVFLIRNCQWSIDMLERWASFGPQTKDYAKWGKVQQSMFYDKTDSNSDDQTALTYMLLVEKERWGGKIHIEGDYYFQGYWLDIVDKYDNVTRRYNELESQVAELRMKYAEKAGEKYRALWQKYLDEANTGGFTGSQSWRRPFMTHFTGCEPCSGDHNLMYTAEACDKGMVRALNFADNQVLRNFGYTRRDISNTPVVEPL from the coding sequence ATGTCGAAACTTAGGAAGCTTAAACTGTCATCGGTTTTTCAAGATGGCGTTATGTTCTTAAGCGGCATGTTGGTTACCCTCATCTTAGTCTGGTTTAACCCATTTATCATGAACCCGGGCTCAAATCAGTCAACTCCAGTCGCTTTTTCGACTTCAACGGACACCAGTCCGTCACAAAAAACTGTTACACCTAAACTCAACCTTACAACCTTCTATGATGATCCAGCCTTCGGTTATACAATGGATAAAAAAATTAAGAATTGGGATGAGAAGCGGAAACATTGGTTGGCAACCCACCCGGCCTTTTCTGGGTCGAAGGAGCGCATCATGATGGTGACCGGGACCCAGCCTACGCCGTGTAAAAAGCCAGATGGAGATCATTTGTTGTTAAGGCTGTTTAAGAACAAGGTGGACTACTGTCGAATTCACGGGCATGATATTTTCTATAACAATGTTTTGCTTCACCAGGGTATGCACGGATTTTGGGCCAAGTATCCGTTAGTCAAGGCGGCGATGTTGGCCCACCCGGAGGCAGAATGGATTTGGTGGGTGGACTCGGATGCAATCTTCACCGACATGGACTTTGATCTGCCAGTGGAGAAGTACAAGGCGTATAACCTGGTAGCGTACGGGTGGCCTGACCTTATATTTGAAAAGAAGAGCGCAATGGGGGTTAACGCCGGGGTTTTCTTGATTCGGAACTGCCAGTGGTCTATAGATATGTTGGAAAGGTGGGCCAGCTTCGGTCCACAGACTAAAGACTACGCGAAATGGGGTAAAGTCCAACAGTCGATGTTTTATGATAAGACGGACTCAAATTCAGACGATCAAACAGCTTTAACATACATGCTTTTGGTGGAGAAAGAGCGGTGGGGAGGTAAAATTCACATAGAGGGTGATTATTACTTCCAAGGGTACTGGTTGGATATAGTGGACAAGTATGATAACGTAACAAGGCGATACAACGAATTGGAGAGTCAGGTGGCTGAACTGAGGATGAAGTATGCCGAGAAGGCAGGGGAGAAGTACAGGGCACTGTGGCAGAAGTACCTCGATGAGGCTAACACGGGTGGTTTTACAGGGAGTCAAAGTTGGAGGAGGCCGTTTATGACGCATTTTACAGGGTGTGAACCCTGTAGTGGGGATCACAACCTTATGTATACTGCTGAGGCGTGCGATAAGGGGATGGTGAGAGCCTTAAATTTTGCTGATAATCAGGTGCTTAGAAATTTTGGGTACACTCGTCGAGATATATCCAACACTCCTGTCGTAGAACCCCTTTGA
- the LOC141643572 gene encoding putative glycosyltransferase 7 — protein MLEFSRVKQSSRLSDGIMFLSGVLVALIILWTNPSVSNLSSNPDFFLSPAFKNPASKLAETNFNQTKTNLNLTTFYDDPEFGYTMDKKIKNWDEKRRQWLEANPSYSGSVERIVMVTGSQPTQCKNPIGDHLMLRLFKNKVDYCRIHGHDIFYNNVLLHQGMHGYWAKYPLVKAAMLAHPEAEWIWWVDSDAVVTDMDFVHPLEKYKDYNLIAYGLLEGVIKHKGSMMLNAGVFLIRNCQWSMDILERWANFGPQSENYAKWGEIQASVFVDKQYPVSDDQAALCYMILMEKEIWGNKIYLENEYYFQGYWEEIVAKFENVTRRYSDLATQVSPLRSRHAEKAGEKYQALWQKYLDGANTNGFAYGSWRRPFVTHFTGCEPCSGDHNPSYTKETCEGNMVKALNFGDNQVLRNFGYTRHNLTDSSSVEPL, from the coding sequence ATGTTGGAATTCAGTCGGGTTAAGCAGTCGTCTCGTCTTTCAGACGGAATTATGTTCTTAAGCGGCGTTTTGGTCGCCCTCATAATATTATGGACGAACCCGTCTGTATCCAACCTTAGCTCAAATCCCGACTTTTTTTTGTCGCCCGCTTTCAAAAACCCGGCTTCAAAACTTGCTGAAACTAATTTTAACCAAACAAAAACTAACCTGAATCTGACTACCTTTTATGATGACCCTGAGTTTGGTTACACAAtggataaaaaaattaaaaattgggACGAGAAGCGACGACAGTGGCTGGAAGCTAACCCGTCCTACTCTGGGTCGGTAGAGCGGATTGTGATGGTAACCGGGTCACAACCAACACAATGTAAAAACCCGATTGGAGATCACTTGATGTTGAGGCTTTTCAAGAACAAGGTGGACTATTGTCGGATTCATGGCCATGATATTTTCTACAACAATGTTTTGCTCCACCAAGGGATGCAcgggtattgggccaagtatcCGTTAGTCAAGGCTGCAATGTTGGCCCACCCGGAAGCAGAGTGGATATGGTGGGTGGACTCAGATGCAGTGGTGACCGACATGGACTTCGTTCACCCGTTGGAGAAATACAAGGACTACAACCTCATCGCGTATGGGTTACTAGAGGGTGTTATCAAGCATAAAGGCTCAATGATGCTTAACGCCGGGGTGTTTTTGATCCGGAACTGTCAGTGGTCTATGGATATATTGGAGAGGTGGGCTAATTTTGGACCACAGAGTGAAAACTACGCGAAATGGGGTGAAATTCAGGCGTCTGTATTTGTCGATAAGCAGTATCCTGTTTCTGATGATCAAGCGGCTTTATGTTACATGATATTGATGGAGAAGGAGATATGGGGAAATAAAATCTATTTAGAGAATGAATATTATTTCCAAGGGTATTGGGAGGAGATAGTCGCAAAGTTTGAGAACGTAACAAGACGTTACTCGGACTTAGCGACTCAAGTGAGTCCATTGAGGAGTAGGCATGCTGAGAAGGCAGGGGAGAAGTACCAGGCTCTATGGCAAAAGTACCTTGACGGTGCCAACACTAATGGGTTTGCATACGGAAGTTGGAGAAGGCCGTTTGTGACACATTTTACGGGTTGTGAGCCCTGTAGTGGGGATCACAACCCGTCCTATACTAAAGAGACGTGTGAGGGAAACATGGTGAAGGCCTTGAATTTTGGCGATAATCAAGTACTCAGGAATTTTGGGTACACTCGTCATAATTTAACCGACTCTTCGTCAGTAGAACCcttgtaa
- the LOC141643573 gene encoding uncharacterized protein LOC141643573: MTAELKLSESKDLTRIERIGAHSHIRGLGLDSTLEPRLVSEGLVGQLPARKAAGVILQMIKDGKIAGRGVLIAGHPGTGKTAIAMGLAKSVSKDTPFAMLSGSEIFSLEMSKTEALMQAFRRAIGVRIKEEAEVIEGEVVEVVMDRPAAAGVAAKTGKLTLKTTDMETVYDLGNKMIEALGKEKVQSGDVIAIDKASGKITKLGRSFSRSRDYDAMGPHTKFVQCPDGELQKRKEVVHCVTLHEIDVINSRTQGFLALFTGDTGEIRAEVREQIDTKVAEWREEGKAEIVPGVLFIDEVHMLDVECFSFLNRALENDMAPILVVATNRGHTKIRGTNYKSPHGIPIDLLDRLLIIATQPYSEDEIRKILDIRCEEEDVDMSEEARVLLTKIAVETSLRYAIHLINSSALACQKRKGKTVEMEDVSRVYGLFLDVKRSTQYLMEYQNQYMFNDVPGGDASEDAPSDMVY; this comes from the exons ATGACGGCGGAGCTTAAACTTTCCGAATCCAAAGACCTGACCCGAATAGAACGAATCGGGGCACACTCTCACATTCGCGGTCTCGGGTTGGACTCAACCCTAGAACCCCGTCTAGTCTCCGAAGGCCTAGTGGGGCAACTCCCCGCCCGTAAAGCTGCCGGAGTCATCCTCCAGATGATTAAAGACGGTAAAATCGCGGGCCGGGGTGTTCTAATCGCGGGTCACCCGGGTACGGGGAAAACCGCAATCGCAATGGGTTTAGCAAAGTCGGTAAGTAAGGACACCCCGTTCGCAATGCTATCCGGGTCGGAAATATTCTCCTTGGAGATGTCGAAAACCGAAGCGCTAATGCAGGCGTTTCGGAGGGCGATTGGGGTGAGAATTAAGGAAGAGGCGGAGGTGATTGAAGGGGAGGTTGTTGAGGTAGTGATGGACCGACCTGCAGCAGCTGGGGTTGCTGCGAAGACGGGGAAATTGACGTTGAAGACGACGGATATGGAGACGGTTTATGATTTGGGGAATAAGATGATTGAGGCTTTGGGGAAGGAGAAAGTGCAGAGTGGTGATGTTATTGCTATTGATAAGGCGTCTGGGAAGATTACTAAGCTTGGGAGATCGTTTTCGAGGTCGAGGGATTATGATGCTATGGGTCCTCATACTAAGTTTGTTCAGTGCCCTGATGGTGAGTTGCAGAAGAGGAAGGAGGTTGTGCATTGTGTTACTCTTCATGAAATCGATGTTATTAATAGCAG AACCCAAGGATTCCTGGCACTTTTTACCGGTGATACTGGTGAGATTCGGGCTGAAGTAAGGGAACAAATTGACACAAAGGTAGCTGAATGGAGAGAGGAAGGGAAAGCCGAGATTGTCCCGGGCGTCCTTTTCATTGATGAGGTGCACATGTTGGACGTTGAGTGCTTTTCCTTCTTAAACCGCGCTTTGGAGAATGACATGGCACCAATTTTAGTAGTTGCAACAAACAGGGGGCATACAAAAATCAGAGGGACCAATTACAAATCCCCACATGGCATCCCCATCGACTTGCTTGATCGGTTGCTCATCATTGCCACACAACCGTACTCTGAGGATGAGATTCGCAAGATCTTGGACATAAGATGTGAGGAGGAGGATGTGGACATGAGTGAAGAGGCTAGAGTCTTGTTGACCAAAATTGCAGTTGAAACCTCACTAAGGTATGCGATTCACTTGATAAACTCTTCGGCTTTGGCTTGCCAAAAACGAAAGGGAAAGACGGTGGAGATGGAAGACGTCAGCAGAGTATATGGGTTGTTTTTGGATGTGAAGAGGTCTACCCAGTACTTGATGGAGTATCAGAATCAGTACATGTTCAATGACGTTCCTGGTGGGGATGCGAGCGAAGATGCCCCTTCGGATATGGTTTATTAA